In the genome of Methylotenera mobilis JLW8, the window CTTTTGCATCCAAACCAGCTTCATCTTCCATCAATAGCACGCCCAATGGACGGCAGCGCACTACCACACCAGGAATCAACGGCACTGGTGTCATTACTAATACGTCAACTGGATCGCCATCATCAGACAAGGTGTGCGGCACATAACCATAGTTGGTTGGGTATTGCATCGCTGTACCCATGAAGCGATCAACAAAAATTGCGCCGCTTTCTTTATCTACTTCATATTTTACTGGATCACCCTGCATAGGAATCTCAATAATCACATTGAAATCGTTAGGGACATCTTTACCGGTCGGCACTTGGTTTAATGACATGGTCTATTCCTAAATATAAATACTACTAATGAATTTTGTAGGCGCAATTATAGCAAGCCCGCAATAAAGTCACAGAAAAAAGTCGTAACAAAGTGTATTGCGCTTAAATCTCACTTGCAACCGCCTGCTGCACTTGCTCTCGGCAACTTTGCAGCACGCTGTGCGGAATTAACAACAGGGCAAGGTATAGTAAAGCGGGAATGATCACCAGTTCGTCAAGCTGGCCCAAGATGGGAATAAAGTCAGGGATTAAATCAAATGGCAGTAATAAATAACCCACAGCCAGCCATAGCAGGCATTTAGCCAGCCAAGGCGTCTGTGGGTGTTTTAATACTAAGCGGTAAACAGCTAGCTCCTGCTTGAGTTGCTTAGCCAGTGATTTAAGTTTTTTTAGCACGTTAAAAAGTAACTCATATTGGCTGTACTTGTTAGCCAAGGGCGCGTTTATTTAAGACCCCGCTTATTTAATGCTTAATGGCTGACCAGTTAAGCGCTCAAACGCTTCCATGTATTTTTCGCTAGTCTTGCTGGCAACATCGGTTGGCAATGCTGGTGCTGGCGGTGTTTTATCCCAGCCGCTAGCTTCCAACCAGTCACGCACATATTGTTTATCGTAACTTGGCGGGTTTTTACCCACTATATAACTCTCTGCAGGCCAGAAGCGTGAAGAGTCTGGGGTTAGCACTTCATCCATCACATGCAATACACCGTTCTCATCTAAACCAAATTCAAATTTGGTATCGGCGATGATAATACCG includes:
- the ppa gene encoding inorganic diphosphatase, coding for MSLNQVPTGKDVPNDFNVIIEIPMQGDPVKYEVDKESGAIFVDRFMGTAMQYPTNYGYVPHTLSDDGDPVDVLVMTPVPLIPGVVVRCRPLGVLLMEDEAGLDAKVLAVPVDKVCGLYGHLKSHTDVSEWRLNMIAHFFEHYKDLDKGKWVKINGWGDIEAAKKEILQSVENYNNAQVKPAF
- a CDS encoding YkvA family protein; the protein is MLKKLKSLAKQLKQELAVYRLVLKHPQTPWLAKCLLWLAVGYLLLPFDLIPDFIPILGQLDELVIIPALLYLALLLIPHSVLQSCREQVQQAVASEI